The following are encoded in a window of Candidatus Lokiarchaeota archaeon genomic DNA:
- a CDS encoding 5,10-methylenetetrahydrofolate reductase produces MARLNVSTSFVLCIQGHLFSIRLFMEIILGLGRMIVMELKSKEDILEMLEGYEKIVLFGDSGCAQMCDVGGILQLEDMTDFLADHGKDVLGYVFVEGGLCDEFATKQELEKHKNMLEEADAFLVQACGVATQNLTEMVPEKISLPAVDSDFLGTMPERFHHDERCSMCGECVLDLTGGICPITRCAKGLLNGPCGGSMDGMCERDEDTECAWQLIYDRLREIDKLDNIKRIWEMKDWSKKHGPKTIVHEAKDALFQ; encoded by the coding sequence GTGGCAAGGCTGAACGTCTCAACTAGTTTTGTGTTATGCATCCAAGGTCATCTTTTTAGCATCAGATTATTCATGGAGATTATTCTTGGACTTGGTAGAATGATAGTAATGGAGCTCAAAAGCAAAGAAGACATCCTCGAGATGCTCGAGGGGTATGAAAAGATAGTCCTCTTTGGCGATTCTGGCTGTGCGCAGATGTGTGATGTGGGTGGTATACTACAGCTGGAGGACATGACTGATTTTCTTGCGGATCATGGGAAAGACGTGCTTGGATATGTGTTTGTAGAAGGTGGTCTTTGTGACGAGTTCGCAACCAAGCAAGAACTTGAAAAACACAAGAACATGCTGGAAGAAGCCGACGCTTTTCTTGTTCAGGCCTGCGGCGTCGCAACTCAGAATTTGACAGAGATGGTGCCTGAGAAAATATCGTTGCCTGCTGTTGATTCTGATTTCTTAGGAACTATGCCTGAACGATTCCATCACGATGAGCGGTGCTCGATGTGTGGTGAGTGCGTTCTTGATCTTACTGGCGGAATCTGTCCAATTACTCGCTGTGCAAAAGGGCTCCTCAATGGTCCCTGTGGCGGCTCAATGGATGGTATGTGTGAGCGCGATGAAGATACTGAATGTGCGTGGCAGTTGATTTATGATAGACTTAGAGAGATAGATAAACTCGACAACATTAAGCGGATTTGGGAAATGAAGGATTGGTCCAAGAAACATGGTCCTAAAACCATTGTTCATGAAGCCAAGGACGCTCTATTCCAGTAA
- a CDS encoding methylenetetrahydrofolate reductase: MVLKPLFMKPRTLYSSNPFFSRQPKQISISLVRLPYTCTEEIQILVQTHLSRLLEDNRFVVTAEVGPPHGADEQLLIDRVLHVKDYCDALNLTDNVRGIPTMSSMVCSHFVRDCGIEPVMQMSARDRNRILFESELYGAYALGIRNVCFMTGDHSLLGSHPEAKMVYDLDSIQALQLASHLMSGNDLAGDTLEGTPHFYLGATFNPYADPIELQSWRVNKKHKAGARFFQTQAIYGVSRFERFMNRLDVDAIKTLAGIIPLKGPRMARFMNRKIPGIKIPETMIRRLVDAGDGLSGNEKRGVVRSEGIRIALETIEKVRAIDGVDGIHIMGVGWEESIPTLVKEAGLYPRPKKGE; encoded by the coding sequence ATGGTCCTAAAACCATTGTTCATGAAGCCAAGGACGCTCTATTCCAGTAATCCCTTTTTTTCGAGACAACCAAAGCAAATATCTATCTCCCTTGTTCGTTTGCCTTACACCTGTACAGAGGAGATTCAAATTCTAGTGCAAACGCATCTCAGTAGATTGCTTGAAGACAATAGGTTTGTCGTCACAGCTGAAGTTGGACCACCGCATGGTGCAGATGAACAGCTTTTGATAGACCGGGTGCTACACGTGAAAGACTACTGTGATGCCCTGAATCTTACTGACAATGTTCGCGGTATTCCAACCATGAGCAGTATGGTGTGCAGTCATTTCGTTCGAGATTGTGGCATTGAGCCTGTTATGCAGATGTCAGCACGAGATAGAAATCGCATTCTCTTTGAGAGTGAACTTTATGGTGCATATGCCCTTGGCATTAGAAATGTCTGCTTCATGACCGGTGATCATTCTTTGCTTGGATCTCATCCTGAAGCCAAGATGGTTTATGATTTAGATTCAATTCAGGCACTACAGCTAGCGAGTCATCTCATGAGCGGAAACGACCTTGCCGGTGATACACTAGAGGGCACACCTCATTTCTATCTTGGTGCAACTTTCAATCCTTATGCTGATCCTATCGAATTACAATCTTGGCGGGTCAATAAGAAGCATAAAGCAGGAGCTCGTTTCTTCCAGACACAAGCCATATACGGTGTATCTCGTTTTGAGAGATTCATGAACAGATTGGATGTTGATGCCATTAAGACACTTGCAGGGATTATTCCGTTGAAGGGCCCAAGGATGGCCCGATTCATGAATCGTAAGATACCAGGTATCAAAATTCCTGAAACCATGATTCGGCGACTGGTTGATGCTGGGGATGGGTTAAGCGGAAACGAAAAACGAGGGGTGGTCAGATCAGAAGGTATCAGAATCGCACTAGAGACCATAGAGAAGGTTCGAGCTATCGATGGTGTTGATGGTATTCATATCATGGGTGTGGGATGGGAAGAAAGCATACCTACCCTAGTAAAAGAAGCTGGTCTCTATCCGAGGCCAAAGAAAGGTGAGTAA
- a CDS encoding tetrahydromethanopterin S-methyltransferase subunit A: MKTVPDEKQNKSWPPIPGDYTVDNPDLSVAICTLGKKIAVPPPYAIAGTCKTENIGIERMIANVVSNPNIRFFIMVGPEVPGHRTGSTLRCLCENGLDETTHKILGAPGAIPYIENVPSEAVERFRNQVELIDMMGNSNVNDIATKIQNLLSQSHESYQAEPLWIDFEVRDSGTKAIGPTASVGVLPEFGVSLDPSTSLVTHQHSQAKISLHPIEVSIEIQDSDTGTVLVGKEIE; encoded by the coding sequence GTGAAAACTGTGCCTGATGAAAAACAAAACAAATCTTGGCCTCCTATTCCAGGCGATTACACTGTTGACAATCCCGATTTGTCTGTGGCTATTTGTACACTTGGCAAGAAAATTGCGGTACCGCCGCCCTACGCGATAGCTGGAACATGCAAGACAGAGAATATCGGAATCGAACGCATGATTGCAAATGTAGTTTCGAATCCCAATATTCGCTTTTTCATTATGGTTGGGCCGGAGGTTCCAGGACACCGTACCGGCTCTACCCTTCGTTGTCTGTGCGAGAATGGCCTGGATGAGACTACGCACAAAATTCTGGGAGCCCCAGGTGCTATTCCCTATATTGAGAATGTACCCTCGGAAGCTGTTGAGCGTTTCAGGAATCAGGTAGAGCTTATTGATATGATGGGAAACTCGAATGTCAACGATATTGCTACCAAGATCCAGAACCTGTTATCACAATCCCACGAATCCTATCAGGCGGAACCGCTGTGGATTGATTTTGAAGTGCGTGATAGTGGTACGAAAGCAATAGGTCCAACTGCATCAGTTGGAGTTCTACCGGAGTTTGGAGTATCTCTAGATCCTTCGACTTCTCTTGTTACTCATCAACATTCCCAAGCCAAGATTTCGTTACACCCGATTGAAGTCAGCATTGAAATTCAAGATAGTGATACTGGAACTGTTCTCGTTGGAAAGGAGATTGAGTGA
- the mtrH gene encoding tetrahydromethanopterin S-methyltransferase subunit H: protein MFIFEKEQYVYDIANVRIGGMPGENPTVLAGTIFYSGDQIVENPHKGIFDRSEAETRIKTQEEMSDKTGNPALVHIFSESSDAAEEYIDFVSSVTDSPFLIDSTESDVRIRGLRHAQEVGLLDKVVYNSLNISVTSEEIESLKKIGPDSAIILAFNPQDSSIAGRRAVLEEGAGDLENGLLTLSREIGIDKPLIDTATTTMGSGAGSAAAFTFVSKATFGHPTGSGMHNAPSSWHWIKEQDEEIYRTCDAASNLIGQILGADYLLYGPIENAESVFPVVAMGDIFAAEALSNEFGIEATENHPFRKLL, encoded by the coding sequence ATGTTCATTTTTGAAAAAGAGCAATACGTCTATGACATCGCAAATGTCCGCATCGGTGGGATGCCAGGTGAGAACCCCACGGTTCTGGCTGGAACAATCTTCTACAGTGGGGACCAGATTGTTGAGAATCCACACAAGGGGATCTTCGATCGATCAGAGGCGGAAACTCGCATCAAGACACAAGAAGAAATGTCTGACAAAACTGGGAATCCAGCCCTAGTGCATATCTTTTCGGAATCTTCCGATGCGGCAGAGGAATACATCGATTTTGTATCCTCCGTTACAGATTCTCCATTTCTCATAGATTCTACAGAATCAGATGTGCGCATACGAGGTCTTCGCCATGCGCAGGAAGTCGGGTTACTGGACAAAGTGGTCTATAATTCACTCAATATCTCTGTAACAAGTGAGGAAATCGAATCTCTCAAGAAAATTGGCCCTGACTCCGCTATCATACTTGCTTTCAATCCACAGGATTCTTCAATTGCTGGGCGTCGAGCCGTCTTGGAGGAGGGAGCAGGAGACTTGGAGAACGGATTACTTACCTTGAGCCGGGAAATTGGCATTGACAAACCTCTTATCGATACTGCAACTACCACCATGGGTTCTGGGGCGGGTTCAGCTGCTGCTTTTACTTTTGTCTCCAAAGCAACTTTCGGTCACCCTACTGGCTCCGGAATGCATAATGCTCCATCATCATGGCACTGGATAAAGGAACAGGATGAGGAGATTTACAGAACATGTGATGCTGCATCCAATCTAATCGGCCAAATCCTAGGTGCTGATTATCTGCTATATGGACCAATCGAGAATGCTGAAAGCGTGTTTCCAGTGGTTGCAATGGGTGATATTTTCGCAGCTGAAGCTTTGAGTAATGAATTTGGAATAGAAGCTACTGAAAACCACCCGTTCAGGAAGCTACTGTGA
- a CDS encoding methanogenesis marker 14 protein has protein sequence MSGKFRRVTPRSLTVSSIRMGDFYTVASVELGNTTSKCILVSTNLNTAEIFEIEKEVAFTRTVRSPQDDEETFGRTLVGVDLTHESVKEFISDLLKGVIKKARIRLQEDLHFVVRSTGVTAGFAKPEDVGKMVKALAEGCIEAGVPTNRMTAALSPDNLPPGIRDFTWLKKVYFDGAVASCLPPAEASIVANEMEGELVTAGLKGAAKSTDVDFRNPVLTLDFGTTLAGRATDDRYPYARTIGSFAGLAGAIPDALARTVPSVDSLSGCVLDLPVVRSENYGTIHDHVEEAHKLIKVERVPEGVKRYGTVPVNPAAAKDGDVILIGVDVGVNASQLHKLSGIGQEAFQENGVSGLLALIDAVQVHLVQRLLTVAETKGLILPSTSLGLTGRAVVTGRKPEILAENLKLADGTLWTENHDLLVVDDGLALGAAVAARCMNSMGTRSNPMGGRKGDACIMGARMKLQSNNKNSHENPTKDSE, from the coding sequence ATGTCCGGTAAGTTCCGACGAGTTACACCGCGATCTCTTACTGTTTCTTCCATCCGCATGGGCGACTTCTATACCGTAGCATCCGTAGAACTCGGAAATACCACCTCCAAGTGCATATTAGTGAGCACAAACTTGAACACCGCTGAAATATTTGAAATCGAAAAGGAAGTTGCATTCACGCGTACCGTTCGTTCTCCCCAAGATGATGAAGAGACCTTTGGGCGAACGCTTGTAGGTGTGGACTTGACTCATGAATCTGTTAAGGAATTCATCTCCGATTTGCTTAAGGGAGTCATCAAAAAAGCCAGAATCAGACTTCAAGAGGACCTACATTTCGTCGTTCGTTCTACTGGGGTAACTGCTGGTTTTGCAAAACCTGAAGACGTCGGGAAAATGGTCAAGGCACTTGCGGAGGGGTGTATTGAAGCCGGTGTTCCAACCAATAGAATGACTGCTGCACTCTCTCCTGACAACCTTCCGCCTGGGATACGTGATTTCACATGGTTGAAGAAGGTCTATTTTGATGGTGCTGTTGCAAGCTGTCTTCCACCTGCGGAAGCATCTATCGTGGCAAATGAGATGGAAGGGGAGCTCGTAACAGCCGGTCTCAAAGGTGCAGCAAAGAGTACCGATGTTGATTTTAGGAATCCTGTGTTGACGCTAGATTTCGGAACAACCTTGGCAGGAAGAGCGACGGATGACCGATATCCATATGCAAGAACCATTGGTTCTTTCGCTGGTCTAGCCGGAGCCATTCCCGATGCCTTGGCAAGAACTGTCCCATCTGTTGATTCTCTGAGTGGTTGTGTCCTCGATTTGCCTGTAGTTAGATCTGAGAATTATGGTACTATACATGACCATGTAGAAGAAGCTCACAAGCTAATCAAAGTTGAACGTGTGCCCGAAGGTGTCAAACGATATGGTACTGTTCCTGTGAATCCAGCTGCAGCCAAAGATGGAGACGTGATCCTCATAGGGGTTGATGTGGGTGTGAATGCGTCACAACTACACAAGCTTAGCGGCATTGGTCAAGAAGCCTTCCAAGAGAATGGAGTCTCAGGGCTCTTAGCGCTGATTGATGCTGTCCAAGTTCATTTGGTTCAACGACTCCTGACTGTAGCAGAAACCAAAGGTCTGATTCTGCCGTCGACCTCATTGGGCCTGACTGGAAGAGCTGTTGTTACAGGAAGAAAACCGGAGATTCTTGCAGAGAACCTGAAGCTGGCAGATGGTACACTTTGGACCGAAAATCACGATCTACTCGTTGTGGATGACGGACTTGCTCTTGGAGCTGCTGTCGCAGCGAGATGCATGAATTCAATGGGTACACGAAGCAATCCTATGGGTGGTAGAAAAGGAGATGCTTGTATAATGGGTGCCAGAATGAAATTACAGAGTAACAACAAGAACTCACACGAGAATCCTACAAAGGATAGCGAATAG
- the cofE gene encoding coenzyme F420-0:L-glutamate ligase produces MVALLLVLPIRTKIISEDDHLLDVLLDGLEKQGLELRDNDILGIAETPLGTTEGQVVSLEDIDVSQQAQELAGRHNIVPEVAELVVREADEILGGIPHVLLTIKNNTLMANAGVDKSNVPDGYASLLPANPRHSSELLRNEIRKRFGVTVGVMVIDSRTQPLRLGNIGMALAVAGFEPVADDRGRQDLFGNVLRITRRGVADNLASACTAVMGESDESTPAALIRDAPVTFVDRSFDSSEMWISPKECMYMAIFEQWRARSDTDS; encoded by the coding sequence ATGGTGGCTCTCTTGCTGGTACTCCCAATACGAACGAAAATTATCTCTGAAGATGATCATCTTCTTGATGTGCTGCTGGATGGCCTAGAAAAACAAGGTCTGGAATTAAGGGATAATGACATTCTCGGCATAGCAGAAACACCCTTGGGAACCACTGAAGGGCAGGTGGTCTCTTTGGAAGATATCGATGTTTCTCAGCAGGCACAAGAGTTGGCTGGTCGTCACAACATCGTGCCAGAAGTGGCAGAGCTTGTTGTTAGAGAAGCCGATGAAATACTTGGCGGTATTCCTCATGTTCTGTTGACTATCAAGAACAACACACTCATGGCAAACGCTGGGGTTGACAAATCAAATGTACCTGACGGATATGCATCTCTGCTTCCTGCAAATCCTCGCCATAGCTCCGAGCTTCTCAGGAACGAGATTCGAAAGCGGTTTGGTGTTACAGTTGGGGTCATGGTAATTGACAGCAGAACACAGCCCCTACGTCTAGGCAACATAGGTATGGCCTTGGCAGTTGCAGGGTTTGAACCAGTTGCTGATGATAGGGGACGACAAGATTTGTTTGGAAATGTATTGAGAATCACACGTAGAGGTGTAGCAGATAACCTTGCTTCTGCTTGCACTGCAGTTATGGGAGAATCTGACGAGTCAACGCCGGCCGCTCTTATCCGCGATGCACCTGTTACCTTTGTAGACAGATCATTTGACTCATCAGAAATGTGGATTTCGCCAAAGGAGTGCATGTACATGGCGATTTTCGAGCAATGGCGGGCCAGAAGCGATACTGACTCCTAA
- the larC gene encoding nickel pincer cofactor biosynthesis protein LarC produces MAKRDVLFDGATAGASGDMILSALIDLLGDKQALDPVAAGLLIYDPTLRVTFNERQFEDASGLEMDVLLDEDMTLEPQALRNVLATMSREVELSDKAAELARNSLEALFRAESRAHDEDISDIHLHELGSVDTILDIVGTAYLLDKADLLEDSRLLVTNLAVGSGTITTAHGELDVPVPAVSEIIEEFDIPFHAGPAKTEVLTPTAAAILGTIADQFVESAQGFEVEEEAFGFGSRDLGEIPNVLRVAVGNASGIEPEVKKEEPAEPEEVAEAEPVEEVVTPAPKPEAQPTKEEVDLDVDEGWGRDEVIVIETNVDDTDGESIGTLFEFLLDENLAYDAVIIPAYGKKNRPCFVVKVITTQENMKEAARVIIRHLGTLGIRYTSWNRIKAARETIVCQLQIEDKEYMVRVKVSRAANGTVVNIKPEADDVLKVSRETGIPIRELKPRIAMQAHAITE; encoded by the coding sequence ATGGCAAAGAGAGACGTTCTATTTGACGGTGCAACCGCTGGCGCATCTGGTGATATGATACTATCCGCTCTTATTGATTTACTGGGGGATAAACAAGCACTTGATCCAGTTGCAGCGGGACTTCTGATTTACGATCCAACTCTCCGCGTTACTTTCAACGAACGGCAATTTGAAGATGCATCCGGGTTGGAAATGGATGTATTGCTGGATGAGGACATGACATTAGAGCCACAGGCCCTGAGAAACGTACTAGCAACTATGTCCAGAGAGGTCGAGCTTTCAGACAAAGCTGCAGAACTGGCTCGAAACTCCTTAGAGGCTCTTTTCAGAGCGGAAAGTCGGGCACATGATGAAGACATCTCGGATATACATCTACATGAGCTTGGATCTGTTGATACTATTCTTGATATTGTAGGTACAGCCTATCTTTTGGACAAGGCCGACCTTCTTGAGGATTCGAGACTACTGGTAACGAATTTAGCAGTTGGTTCTGGAACAATCACCACTGCTCATGGGGAACTCGACGTACCTGTTCCAGCAGTTTCAGAAATAATCGAGGAATTTGACATACCCTTCCACGCTGGACCTGCCAAAACTGAAGTTTTGACTCCAACAGCCGCCGCCATCTTGGGCACGATTGCTGACCAATTTGTTGAATCTGCGCAAGGTTTTGAGGTTGAGGAGGAGGCATTTGGTTTTGGCTCCCGGGATCTGGGTGAGATACCCAATGTTTTGCGGGTTGCAGTTGGAAATGCCTCAGGAATAGAGCCAGAAGTGAAAAAAGAAGAGCCTGCGGAACCCGAAGAAGTCGCTGAAGCAGAGCCTGTTGAAGAAGTTGTGACACCTGCACCAAAACCGGAAGCTCAACCAACTAAGGAAGAAGTGGATTTGGATGTAGATGAGGGCTGGGGGCGTGACGAAGTGATTGTTATAGAGACTAATGTAGATGACACCGATGGGGAATCTATAGGAACGCTTTTCGAGTTTCTTTTAGATGAGAATCTTGCCTATGACGCGGTCATAATTCCTGCTTATGGTAAGAAAAACCGACCATGTTTTGTTGTCAAGGTGATTACAACTCAGGAAAACATGAAAGAGGCTGCACGAGTCATAATACGTCACCTAGGAACTCTGGGCATTCGCTACACTTCATGGAATAGAATCAAGGCAGCCCGTGAGACTATTGTTTGTCAACTACAAATCGAGGACAAAGAATACATGGTTCGTGTTAAGGTATCGCGTGCAGCAAATGGAACTGTAGTCAATATCAAACCTGAAGCCGATGATGTGTTGAAGGTTTCGAGAGAAACAGGTATCCCGATTCGAGAGCTAAAACCCAGAATAGCCATGCAAGCTCATGCCATTACTGAATGA